GAATTGAAATCTACTGAGCTATCTTGAGTTTCGCTTCTTATTTGACAATAGTCTTGTAAATCAGCCTCCTTTTGGTTTGCGTCAATTTTAAGATTCGGTATATGGCTTGTTGATCTATTAAACGACGATTCCCATTGCGATCTTTCTTGCTTTAACGACTTCAACTTTTTAGTGaagatttcaatattttcttcattggTGATATTAAGGGGATTGGGCAATGTAACCTCTTTGTTTGTTAGCATGTTATCGTTCGTTTCATCTTCGTTGTCGTCACGATTATACCAACTTATGGAAATTTGGCCCTCTATCAAATCTCGTaatacttcttctttgatgACTTTGgcaatattaataatagtCTGGTCTTCGGTAGTCTCAGATTTTGACTTGCTTCTTGACAGCTTTTCTTCCTGgtccaatttcttcttgaaggACCATATTAATAACTGTTTCATCCTGTGAGGTTCAGGCAAAGACGTATCCAATAACTTATAGTAGTCGCTTGTAGGTACATCCTCATGAGGAACTCCAACAAATCCATTTCCTATAGACAGCACTCTCTTTCCTCTATTATGATATGACGCtcttcttttatttttacCATTTGGTGCCTTCTGGTTTCTCGTTCTGGCAGTATCCGAGTCCTCCAAGTTCATCTTAAGATGCGACACCTGTTCCTCGTATACGTCAGATGAATATGCATCgtaaaaattttcataattcGGCGATTTTATTGGCGATGATAAGTGCAAGCTTGAATCATCATGAAAATTAGACTTCCGTTTCGTCGCTTGTCTTCTGGATACACCATTTGGCTTTGTATTGACTTTTGTCTTACTCCCGTTTGTTTTTGTCGATTTCGTCGACTTCGTTTCCCTTTTGgttttcttcttggagGGCTCTTCCAAGTCCAAGTGACGCAAATTGTCTTCATTGGtcatttgatttgtttcttcCCTCAATTGTGATATGAGCGAGTTCACCGGCTTTCgctttttatttttatcatcttccTGGTCCCTCTTATATATGAAGCCATCATcctcttcaaattttccCGTAGCCCGGTTTCCTCCTTTCTTTCCTTTAGGTCCGCTTTGGGTTGCATTATTTGTGTGTGATGTTTGTGATGATGCTAGTAAATCATTTAACCGGTTTTTCCTCCCAAGTAACAATTGGCTCGGCTGACTTTGCAGATTTCCTGAGTAAAAATCGCTTTCATTGTCCGTTTCTGAAtcatttgttgttgttttgTTCTTTCTGTTCGTGTCTGGCGATACACTAGACTTCTTTGATGCTTTCCTATTATTCGTTGTACCAACCTTACTTTTAGCGTTCTTTGGAGCAGTACCCAGTTTATTGGATActtgcttcttctttggaCCCATACTCAAGTCTCCTATGACCTAATTTGTCTAATTTTGATGTAGTTTTAATGAAAGATCCTATCGTAGATGGAGAATATCCTGTATGTTGAttgtttttgttttatGGTCTTTTTTGttatgattttattttggtGATTTTGTGTCAGTATcgattattgatattatgATAGACAGCAAAACCACTATCAAAGAAACGTAGGTGCaaagaagagaaatatGTCCTCTGGTAAAGTAATTGGAGGGAGAATGAGCGCCCCGTCGCAATGTGGGAACTTTGTTGCAGTTATAGTTCCAAAATCCTCGATACTTGACATATATAGCGTTTCAAGAACGGCCAATCGACTATACAGAACATATGATTTGGGGCAATTGATAAGGCAGCACATACGTAGGAATATAGAGGAACACATAGGTATAATAGGTCATACATTGGATATTAGCATAATACGATGGGAAAGGGTGTTGCCGGGATTGAGTAGTTCCAAATTGGGCCTAGTCTTCGAGAAGCTTTCCATGCTActtatatttgatattaggGAAAAGTTGGATCCGATCGTGATACACCAAACGAATAATGAAGGAATTGAGGATTTCCAGTGGGTTCCCCCAACAGAGAATGATACGGAGGATAAAAGTGACAAACCAGGAGCATACACGAATTGCAAACAGTTGGTGGTATTTACCAAACACAGACTTCAAGTAAAGTTATTTTCACTTGATTGCACGCATATGTTATGGAAAATAGACAGACCAATTTCGGATGAGATACTAGTTAGGCCTGGGCTGAATAATACAATTTGGTCATTGGTCGTAAACTCGGGACTCCCAGTAGATGCAGCGCCGGTAATCTATCACTTTTATAACGAAGGATCTATAAGCAGCTTATTGTATAAGTTCAAATTTTCTACTAACGCATCGCATACGCTGGTCAATTGGTCGGGTTCAGGAAAATGGCTTtgtaatttaaattcaatcGATTGTCTTTTTGGCTTTGATTTGcaaatttataattctCTAGGGGTGTACAGAAATCCATTCAACCATATATCGGACGTGCCTGTTGGTGATCCTATCATAACTTTGGATTACTTGAATAAAAGTGTCGTTGACCACCAGCAAGGGAATTCCTTAATATCATATGGATCGGTGGAGTATCTTTCACAATGGATAGAAATCGCAGCAAACAACAATGAATACCTATTAATAGCAAGCACAATACATACAGAAGACTCATGCAAGATAGAGCTAATCCTCGTCTCCATTAAATCGTTTGGGATTATCAATAGGTCACTAGTCCCAGATGCACCCGTTTATAACGTCTGGAAACAGTTTCGTGATCCATCTACTCGTACTATAAGGTACCGCAAAACATTAAACAAGAcattaatattgaagagTAGCTGTAAACTAGAGAACTTTCTAGTTGAAAACACTAAAACTGTTAACTGGGCATGCGTACAAGTTGAGGATATTATACTTTTGTACAAAGTATTCGTGGAAGACGCTACGTCAGTAAACAAAAACGTTATTTACGAATTGGAAACTGCAATCCACGTAAATTCAAAGGTCTTGTCTTTGAACCTATTTAAGGCTGGAAACGAAGAGGTAAAATTCCTAATTACAACAGAAGATCATATAGCGGCGTACGACTTTTCGAAACATTCGCTAGAAGTCTTATACCCTAATACCATTCCCACAAAAATTAGGAATGTTTTCGTCTTCCAGAAGAACCAAATCACAGAGTTATTGATTGTTTACGAAAGAATCGAACACATCAATTGGCAAATAATCACCCATGCAAATAAAACTGAAGATGTGGGGCAGACAGccattgaagatgattcgAATTTCTCCATTATGAAGAGATTCCAATACCAGGAGGACAACTCCAAGGTCATGGGGCTTATGAAGGACGTTCAACACTCAGAGTGGGGCCAGGGCCAGAGAATAAAGCGCAATAGATTCAACCACAACCGGCCTAGTCTCACGGAAAATACCGACGACGTAACCGATACCTTCAACCTACAGAAAAGAGCTAAACGATAATTATTATAGCATTGTGCCACCTGATCGAAGGCAACATATATATGTACAAGTAATATACTGATTGAATCCACCACCTCGTATACTCCTAACTAGACTTTTTCTTTGGTGCACCcttatttcttttctttctatCCTGGACCATCTTAACACGATACACTTCCTTTGGATCGACAAATCCTAATTCTGGAAACCATTCCTTGAAGTCCTTGAATGTTGGCATAGCATTATTGTCACCGTAGTACGAGGCAACTTGAGGGCCCTTCAATGGAGCTCTCAAAACATTCGATCCATTTCTTACGTTGTTTGGATTCCAGttatttccaaatatttcGGCACTAAGTTTCTTGGCCTGCTGAATCCTCTCCTTG
The nucleotide sequence above comes from Debaryomyces hansenii CBS767 chromosome A complete sequence. Encoded proteins:
- a CDS encoding DEHA2D14520p (similar to CA4605|IPF6226 Candida albicans IPF6226 unknown function), translated to MGPKKKQVSNKSGTAPKNAKSKVGTTNNRKASKKSSVSPDTNRKNKTTTNDSETDNESDFYSGNSQSQPSQLLLGRKNRLNDLLASSQTSHTNNATQSGPKGKKGGNRATGKFEEDDGFIYKRDQEDDKNKKRKPVNSLISQLREETNQMTNEDNLRHLDLEEPSKKKTKRETKSTKSTKTNGSKTKVNTKPNGVSRRQATKRKSNFHDDSSLHLSSPIKSPNYENFYDAYSSDVYEEQVSHLKMNLEDSDTARTRNQKAPNGKNKRRASYHNRGKRVSSIGNGFVGVPHEDVPTSDYYKLLDTSLPEPHRMKQLLIWSFKKKLDQEEKSSRSKSKSETTEDQTIINIAKVIKEEVLRDLIEGQISISWYNRDDNEDETNDNMLTNKEVTLPNPLNITNEENIEIFTKKLKSLKQERSQWESSFNRSTSHIPNLKIDANQKEADLQDYCQIRSETQDSSVDFNSTVLNNSLAEKINDNYNNVNENIPHDVETSTDKLYDASYRLSQARELIAKLQTDKLNDKVSSLVQNYMTKHLREPSSPGTSSWPVPNRRITTKELLRGITRLDDPGVSQTD
- a CDS encoding mitochondrial 37S ribosomal protein RSM27 (similar to uniprot|P53305 Saccharomyces cerevisiae YGR215W RSM27 Mitochondrial ribosomal protein of the small subunit); this encodes MSSILKRLPSKERIQQAKKLSAEIFGNNWNPNNVRNGSNVLRAPLKGPQVASYYGDNNAMPTFKDFKEWFPELGFVDPKEVYRVKMVQDRKKRNKGAPKKKSS
- a CDS encoding DEHA2D14542p (similar to CA4606|IPF6224 Candida albicans IPF6224 unknown function); translated protein: MSSGKVIGGRMSAPSQCGNFVAVIVPKSSILDIYSVSRTANRLYRTYDLGQLIRQHIRRNIEEHIGIIGHTLDISIIRWERVLPGLSSSKLGLVFEKLSMLLIFDIREKLDPIVIHQTNNEGIEDFQWVPPTENDTEDKSDKPGAYTNCKQLVVFTKHRLQVKLFSLDCTHMLWKIDRPISDEILVRPGSNNTIWSLVVNSGLPVDAAPVIYHFYNEGSISSLLYKFKFSTNASHTSVNWSGSGKWLCNLNSIDCLFGFDLQIYNSLGVYRNPFNHISDVPVGDPIITLDYLNKSVVDHQQGNSLISYGSVEYLSQWIEIAANNNEYLLIASTIHTEDSCKIELILVSIKSFGIINRSLVPDAPVYNVWKQFRDPSTRTIRYRKTLNKTLILKSSCKLENFLVENTKTVNWACVQVEDIILLYKVFVEDATSVNKNVIYELETAIHVNSKVLSLNLFKAGNEEVKFLITTEDHIAAYDFSKHSLEVLYPNTIPTKIRNVFVFQKNQITELLIVYERIEHINWQIITHANKTEDVGQTAIEDDSNFSIMKRFQYQEDNSKVMGLMKDVQHSEWGQGQRIKRNRFNHNRPSLTENTDDVTDTFNLQKRAKR